In Leopardus geoffroyi isolate Oge1 chromosome D1, O.geoffroyi_Oge1_pat1.0, whole genome shotgun sequence, the genomic stretch GACCTCATCCTACAGATTGTGAGCAAGATGAAGGCATAAGAAATCAAGATGGCTGAGACCGTGGGGACAGTGACCAAGGCAGAGAGGCAAAGCAGGATGACGTTGGCCACTGTGGTGTCTGAGCAGGCCAGTTGGAGCACAGGGGGGATGTCACAGAAGAAACGATCAATGACGTTGGGACCACAGTAGGGCAAGATGAAGGCATTCCTTGTCTGCGGAGCTGAAACGAACACCCCCGCAGCGTAGGTGACCATTACCAGCTGGATGCACAAGCGCTTAGACATGATGGCGTGGTAGAGGAGAGGGTGGCAGATGGCCACAAATCGATCATAGGCCATCATGGCCAAGAGCAGGCTCCCCTGTGCCGTGGAGGATCATGGAGGCCATCTGGACCACACAGCCTGTAAACGAGATGGACCGGTCCGTGGTGAGGATGCTGATCAGCAGCCCGGGGGTGAACACAGAGGAATTGCAGGTGTCCAGGAAGGAGAGCACGCTCAGAAgaaagtacatgggggtgtggagggcgGAGCTGGCACGGGTCAGGTCTATCATGCCCAGGTTGCCCACCAGTGTCACGGTGCAGATCATCAGGAAGACGGCAAAGAGGAGTTGTTTTTGGTCAGCCTGGTTGGTCTGTGAGGCCCAGCAGGACGAATCTTGTCACTGCGGTGTGATTCTGCCCCGATATCATCCCACTGGTGTGTTACCCACAGGACAATGAATGCGGGGAGGAGAAGCAAGAATGTTAACATTCTCATCAAAGAGGTAGCCTTTAACATCTTCCACTGCGTGCATCTCCGAGTGGCAGGCTGGTCCCCAAACTCCACATCAATCCCATCATGTCACCCTCATGCGAGGTACTGAAGGTCCTCTGCACCCCTCAGGATAACGTCTACGTTCTTCAGCTTGCCACACGTCCTCTGCGACGCCTCCGTGCTACCGTGCACTCAACTTGCAATTCTGGACAACTTACTTCCACAAACACAGCGCGTGATTGCAAATGTCTGTGCTTTTTCACATTCTACATTCTTGTTGGAATGTCCTTTGGTCTCTCCAGACCCAGCTTAGAGGTccgtcccctccctctctccctggacTTGCACAGATGCTCCTTTACTTGACAtgacactgtattttaactttaaaaataaaacagccgtCCATCTTTCCTGTTggactttactttattttttaatttttaatgtttacttatttttgagagagacagagtgcgagcagggcaggggcagagagagagggagacatagaatccaaaacagggtccaggctccgagctgtcagcacagggcccggcgtggggctcgaactcacaagctgtgagatcatgacccaagccgaagtcggcagcttaaccgactgagtcacccaggcgcccctcctgttgGACTTTCTTACCCCTAGCAGCTGGAGAGTGACTTCATATCTCAGTAATTTGTGCCCTGGTATCTATCAAGTGCTGGTGTCAgtgaataaatagaaattctcAATTCGATAAAATCTTCCTCATTCAGAGAATGCCAGCAGGATCCTCTCAGTTGTTTTGGCCAAAACCATTTTTGGCCACCTTTTTTCTTACCCCCCATTGAACTCCTCAGCAAATCACAtcggctctaccttcaaaataagTACCAGCTTCCCACCCCTTCTTTGCAAGACACCCTCATAAGCTTGCTTAAATTAATGCAACTGCTCTTAGCTGGTGTCCTGCTTTCCTATTAAGAGGAGAAGCCAGGGCAAGCTTGTCACCACACCAGAGAAATGCAGATTGCTCACAATGGCTCTGGGAGCCTGGCTACTACTACATCACTTCTTTGCACCTCTCTGTCCTCTGGCCCACTCTTTTCCCTCTTGCTTACCCTGCTCCAGCGACTCGTGCCTCCTTGGCCCTCTTAGGACACACAGGTGTGATTCAGGACATCTGCACCGCTGTCCCTGCCCCTCGGAGCACTCTTGTTCCGGTTAGCCACAGAGCtccttccctcatttcctttAAGTTCAGGCTCAGATGTCACCTGCTTGTAAAGCCCTCCCTAAGCATCTTATTGACAATGAAACCCTGCCTTACATCAGCACTCACTAtccctctttgtttccttttcctcctcagaGGACCTTTTCTCTtctaaagaatctttttttttttttttcccaaatgtttatttttgagagagagagagacagacagacagacagaatctgaagcaggctccaggctctgagctgtcagcacagagcctgacgcggggctcaaactctcaaaccgtgagaccatgacccgagctgaagtcggacgcttaactgactgagccacccagacgtcccggACCTTTTCTCTTCTGATAGAGAAACATACACATGCAACATACGCATGACTTCTTGCTGTTGCCTACCATCTCTGTCTTGATATTAGGATGCTAGAACCGCAGAACCAGGCATTTCTGTCAAATTTTCGTTCATTGCTGTATCTCCGGCGACTGGCACGTAGTAACCTCTCAGTAAACGCTTATCGAATGGGGGTAAGGAAGCGGTAAAGAAGATACAGAGTCTCTTGGAGGCAAACCTGGCTGCCAAGAGGACAGTTACTACCCAGATGGGTGGGTTCAGAATTCCCGTTGCCCAAATCAGGTGGTAAAAATTGGGGAAGGGTTATGATaagaagagggtgggggtggaatcAGACGACGATGCCCTGTGAAACCCAGAGCCGCTGAAAGCTGGTGCCTGTGGTATCTCAGGGTCACGGCAGCAGAACCTGACTACGGGAGGCGGTTCGGCCGCTTAATGTGCAAGGTGGGCTGGACCTTGGGAGTGGATTTCCCGTCCTGGAGTTTGGGCCCAAATGTCTGAATTCACAGCCCTCATCTTGAATCTCTGACAACCATAAATTTTTAACTCCAGCTGTGGAGGCCTTAGGGTGATTCTTTTCGGATGGGTATATGCTTTGCAGCCTATATTGATAATTTTGGTAAGATGTCTttataagatgataaatttttgGTAACAAGTATATCATTTAATATGAACTTGAATACGCATTTGAatgtatacatattaatatacGATTTGAGGTGGTTGAGATGGTTAAGAGTAtctgcagggcgcctgggtgactcagtcagttaagcgcccgagttaagctcaggtcatgatctcatgttttgagagtttgagccccacgtcaggctctctgctatcagcacagagcccacttcagatcctctgtccccctctctctctgcccctccctccccgccatcaaaaataaacataaaaaaatttaaaaaagagtagcTGCTTAATTTGACGTAACATAAGGAGGATGCTTAGCTAAATTGAATtagctgaatttatttttgatttggcTAAAATGCAGAGGAACATTTGATTTATTAGATATATAGTTTTTGATTTAGTAATTTGGAGGAGTTGTTTAAACACTTATGAAGTCTTCTGAAGGGCTTGGGAAATGAGGTACATTAAATTTGTGATTGTGGTTTAAAAAGTTCAAGagcatttaattaattatatttgttcttcttcttcttcttttttattatttaaaaaaatgtttatttttgagagagagagagagcgaacacagagggggaggggcagagagaaggggagacacagaatctgaagcaggcttcaagctgtcagggcagagcctgagtcAAAGTGACTCAGGGCAGACCTGAGTCAAAGTGAGATGCTCGACGAACTGGTGGCTGTgtcagccacccagacacccctaattagtcatatttattttcttttttaatgtttatttattctcatgagagaaagagagagagagagagagagagagtgcaagtcggggaggggcagagagaaagggagacacaacctgaagcaggctccaggctctgacctgtcagcccagagcccaacacggggcttgaactcacgaaccatgagatcatgatctgggctgaagttggatacttaacccactgagccacccaggcgccccaatcatatTTATAAATGGTGTTTAAATGTTTAGGAGAATTTGCATCTAtagatttttttgtgtatatGACTTTGAATTGTTTAAGAGAATTTGATTGTAAATAGTGCTTAAATTAATTGAAGGAATTTAATCTGTTAAATTTTGAGGCTAAGGGAACATTAACCAAAG encodes the following:
- the LOC123600531 gene encoding LOW QUALITY PROTEIN: olfactory receptor 1052-like (The sequence of the model RefSeq protein was modified relative to this genomic sequence to represent the inferred CDS: inserted 2 bases in 1 codon; deleted 1 base in 1 codon), with product MISGQNHTAVTRFVLLGLTDQQADQKQLLFAVFLMICTVTLVGNLGMIDLTRASSALHTPMYFLLSVLSFLDTCNSSVFTPGLLISILTTDRSISFTGCVVQMASMILHGTGEXLLLAMMAYDRFVAICHPLLYHAIMSKRLCIQLVMVTYAAGVFVSAPQTRNAFILPYCGPNVIDRFFCDIPPVLQLACSDTTVANVILLCLSALVTVPTVSAILISYAFILLTICRMRSLEAQRKDFSTCASHLTALSLFYGSVFFVYVQPNPGSAAAYNKGLSVFYTIVIPMLNPLVYSLRNKDVEAAVQIRVLNFSRKGIC